A single region of the Enterococcus mundtii genome encodes:
- the sapR gene encoding two-component system response regulator SapR, with the protein MAKIMVVEDEEIIRQLIMEELEKWQFETYGTSDFNQVFADFEKEEPQLVLLDINLPVFDGYYWCQKIREISKVPIIFISSRNTNMDMIMAMNMGADDFVTKPFQIDVLIAKINALLRRSYNYGELSSEMMTHNGITLNVDNGSMEINGEMIDLSKNEYRLLFILMKQHGKILTREKLLRALWDDERFVDDNTLTVNINRLRRKIEQAGITDYIETKVGQGYIVP; encoded by the coding sequence ATGGCTAAAATTATGGTAGTGGAAGATGAAGAGATCATTCGTCAGCTGATTATGGAAGAGTTGGAGAAATGGCAATTTGAAACCTATGGAACGTCAGATTTCAATCAGGTTTTTGCTGATTTTGAGAAAGAAGAACCACAACTTGTTCTTTTAGATATCAATTTACCAGTGTTTGATGGTTATTATTGGTGCCAGAAAATACGAGAAATTTCCAAAGTCCCAATCATTTTTATTTCAAGTCGTAATACGAATATGGACATGATCATGGCGATGAACATGGGGGCAGACGATTTTGTGACGAAGCCGTTTCAAATCGATGTCTTGATTGCTAAAATCAATGCTTTGTTGCGTCGTTCATATAATTATGGTGAGTTGTCGAGTGAAATGATGACCCATAATGGAATCACGTTGAACGTCGATAATGGCAGTATGGAGATTAATGGTGAAATGATCGATTTGAGTAAGAATGAGTATCGCTTGTTGTTTATTTTAATGAAGCAACACGGGAAAATTTTGACTCGTGAAAAATTGTTGCGTGCGTTGTGGGATGATGAACGGTTTGTCGATGACAATACACTGACGGTCAACATCAATCGCTTACGTCGTAAAATCGAACAGGCAGGGATCACCGATTATATCGAAACAAAAGTCGGCCAGGGGTATATTGTTCCCTGA
- the sapS gene encoding two-component system sensor histidine kinase SapS — MNFFKYLKDQWSLIVGWIFFILLTIFVMWLAPNITVDWATIAYLTLIEGVFLIFFLLVCYLSKRRWWAKLANLQKNSPLQNYLDGGHTEEEKLIEDYINQLIREHQEVMQEAITNQQDQKDYIDSWVHEIKVPVAASELLVRSIEFDIDDQKYTLLENELSKIDEYVEQVLYYARLDSFSRDYLIQEYSIKSIIQPVIRSQANYFIQKKIRYEVIGEDQTILTDSKWVAFIFKQILSNAIKYTPDEGEIKLLIEKTTKGVKFSVKDSGIGIPKEDVGRIFDKGFTGANGRLSKTHSTGLGLYLAKNLAEKLGISLTVDSIEGEGTTMSLFFPILSFYQEER; from the coding sequence ATGAACTTTTTTAAGTATTTGAAAGATCAATGGTCGCTGATCGTCGGTTGGATATTTTTTATTTTATTGACGATTTTTGTGATGTGGTTAGCCCCTAATATAACGGTCGATTGGGCCACGATTGCTTACTTAACATTGATCGAAGGTGTTTTCTTAATCTTTTTTTTACTTGTCTGTTACTTGAGTAAACGTCGGTGGTGGGCAAAATTGGCAAATCTACAAAAAAATTCTCCCTTGCAAAATTATTTAGATGGTGGACATACAGAGGAAGAGAAGTTGATAGAAGACTATATCAATCAACTGATACGTGAACATCAGGAAGTGATGCAAGAAGCCATCACGAACCAGCAAGATCAAAAAGATTATATCGACTCATGGGTCCATGAAATCAAAGTACCCGTAGCGGCTTCAGAATTATTAGTACGATCGATCGAGTTTGATATCGATGATCAAAAATATACATTGTTAGAAAATGAGTTGTCTAAAATCGATGAGTATGTGGAACAAGTATTGTATTATGCGCGCTTGGATAGTTTTTCAAGAGACTACTTGATCCAAGAATACAGTATCAAGAGTATCATCCAACCCGTCATTCGTAGCCAAGCAAATTATTTTATCCAAAAGAAAATACGTTATGAAGTGATAGGTGAAGATCAAACGATTTTGACTGATTCCAAATGGGTGGCTTTTATTTTCAAACAGATTCTTAGTAATGCCATTAAGTATACGCCGGATGAAGGCGAGATCAAACTATTGATCGAGAAGACGACAAAAGGCGTAAAATTTTCTGTCAAAGATTCAGGCATCGGTATACCGAAAGAAGATGTTGGACGGATTTTTGACAAAGGCTTTACAGGGGCGAATGGCCGTCTGAGCAAAACCCACTCTACTGGTCTAGGATTATACCTCGCTAAAAATCTTGCGGAAAAATTAGGGATTTCTCTCACTGTTGACTCGATCGAAGGAGAAGGGACGACTATGTCTTTGTTTTTCCCTATCTTGAGTTTTTACCAAGAAGAACGCTAA
- a CDS encoding GRP family sugar transporter: MELLIALVPMVAWGSIGLVSGKIGGDANQQTLGMTIGAFLFSLVAFFIVNPTITPWITLIGFLSGLAWSVGQNGQFHGMKFMGVSVGLPLSTGFQLILNTIAGAVFFHEWTQTKDYVYGILALILLVSGAYLTARQDDEGKVDTDNKMLDFGKGFRALIYSTLGYGVYTIIVNWANLDAMSIILPQSIGMILGASFFAFRKVKVDQYVWKNMASGLLWGIGNVCMLLTVKSLGLAVGFSLSQMGIIISTLGGIFILGEKKTKKELIFVIVGCLLVIFGGILLGYMKTA; this comes from the coding sequence ATGGAATTATTAATCGCATTAGTCCCAATGGTCGCGTGGGGAAGTATTGGTTTAGTCAGTGGAAAGATCGGTGGCGATGCCAATCAACAAACATTAGGAATGACGATCGGTGCATTTCTTTTTTCACTCGTTGCTTTTTTCATCGTTAATCCAACGATCACGCCATGGATCACATTGATTGGATTTTTATCTGGTCTAGCGTGGAGTGTCGGACAAAATGGGCAGTTTCATGGGATGAAATTCATGGGAGTATCTGTAGGATTGCCGTTATCCACTGGTTTTCAATTAATTTTGAATACGATTGCGGGCGCTGTTTTTTTCCATGAATGGACACAAACAAAAGATTACGTTTATGGTATTTTAGCGCTGATTCTTCTTGTAAGCGGTGCGTATTTGACTGCTCGACAAGATGATGAAGGAAAAGTCGATACAGATAATAAAATGCTTGATTTTGGTAAAGGATTCAGAGCATTGATCTATTCTACTTTAGGTTATGGTGTCTATACGATCATCGTCAACTGGGCGAATTTAGATGCGATGTCGATTATTTTACCGCAAAGTATCGGTATGATCTTAGGGGCAAGTTTCTTTGCTTTCCGAAAAGTAAAAGTTGATCAATATGTTTGGAAAAATATGGCGAGTGGATTGCTATGGGGAATCGGTAACGTATGTATGCTATTGACCGTTAAGTCATTAGGACTAGCAGTCGGTTTCTCTCTTTCTCAAATGGGGATCATCATTTCAACTCTAGGTGGTATTTTTATCTTAGGGGAGAAAAAGACAAAAAAAGAGCTTATATTTGTAATTGTAGGTTGCCTTTTAGTTATTTTTGGTGGTATCCTTTTAGGGTATATGAAAACAGCGTAA
- a CDS encoding APC family permease produces the protein MDLFRKKEISLNHTSEMKKELKTSDLIMLGIGAIIGTGIFVVTGVAANQNAGPALSLSFVLAAIVVILSGLSFAEFASRVPVIGGPYAYLYVVFGEFAAWLTGWLLIGEFLLAVSSVASGWSGYVQGFIESLGFGLPTALTGGYNPANGTYIDLIAVLVVIFVTYIVSLEAKKALRLNNMMVYVKFGIIALFIIVGIFFVKPENWQPFTPFGFEGVLDGAALVFFAFLGFDAVAMAAEEVKNPQKDVPRGIIGSILIATVLYIIVTLILTGIVPYTELGVNDPVAFAMRYVGHGTVGAIIAVGAILTLLTVTISMMYSLARLLFAVSKDGLLPQFMTEIDKKHRTPKKATYAAGIAALFFAGFFPLNILAELTNIMALAYLMLVSLGLLKLRKMFGKPKAGEFKVPLVPILPIISILSCLVLMSRLQAVTWLVFGITMVIGLVIYFGYGYKHSKMNTEK, from the coding sequence ATGGATTTGTTTCGTAAGAAAGAAATCAGTCTCAATCATACGAGTGAGATGAAGAAAGAACTAAAAACATCCGATTTGATCATGCTTGGCATTGGCGCGATCATCGGTACAGGTATATTTGTCGTAACAGGAGTGGCAGCAAACCAAAATGCAGGTCCGGCACTATCATTATCGTTTGTTTTAGCAGCGATCGTTGTGATTTTATCTGGTCTAAGCTTTGCAGAATTTGCTTCGCGGGTACCAGTGATTGGCGGACCATATGCGTATCTATACGTCGTATTCGGTGAATTTGCCGCTTGGTTGACTGGATGGTTATTGATCGGTGAGTTCTTATTGGCCGTTTCATCCGTTGCGTCAGGTTGGTCCGGTTATGTACAAGGGTTTATTGAAAGTCTTGGTTTTGGCTTACCAACGGCGCTAACAGGTGGATATAATCCAGCCAATGGTACATACATCGACTTAATTGCGGTGCTTGTTGTGATTTTCGTCACATACATTGTTTCTTTGGAAGCGAAGAAAGCGTTACGATTGAACAACATGATGGTTTATGTGAAATTTGGAATCATTGCATTATTTATTATTGTAGGAATCTTTTTTGTTAAACCAGAGAATTGGCAACCATTCACACCATTTGGCTTTGAAGGTGTCCTAGATGGCGCAGCATTAGTTTTCTTCGCATTCTTAGGATTCGATGCGGTAGCGATGGCTGCGGAGGAAGTAAAAAATCCTCAAAAAGATGTACCACGTGGAATCATTGGCTCGATCTTGATCGCAACCGTGTTGTACATCATCGTGACATTGATTTTAACAGGGATCGTGCCTTATACAGAATTAGGTGTGAATGATCCTGTGGCATTCGCGATGCGTTATGTAGGACATGGTACAGTAGGAGCGATCATCGCCGTTGGCGCGATCTTGACCTTATTGACTGTGACGATCTCCATGATGTATTCATTAGCTAGGTTATTATTTGCAGTAAGTAAAGATGGCTTGTTACCACAGTTCATGACAGAAATCGACAAGAAACATCGCACACCGAAGAAAGCGACGTATGCAGCAGGTATCGCCGCATTATTCTTCGCAGGATTCTTCCCATTGAATATCTTGGCAGAGTTGACGAACATCATGGCATTGGCTTATCTAATGTTAGTTAGTCTAGGCTTACTGAAATTACGTAAAATGTTTGGCAAACCAAAAGCAGGCGAGTTCAAAGTACCATTGGTACCGATTTTACCAATCATTTCGATCTTATCTTGTCTAGTCTTGATGTCACGTTTACAAGCGGTGACTTGGTTAGTCTTTGGGATTACGATGGTGATCGGCCTAGTGATTTACTTTGGCTATGGTTACAAACACAGTAAGATGAATACCGAAAAATAA